A single region of the Streptomyces sp. NBC_01262 genome encodes:
- a CDS encoding glycosyltransferase family 39 protein: MTTSRSDGAETPWRSPEEVPPAPPGGVVATTSSTTAGTAAVPPPPAHLPAGVQRTPVPADAPPPGAVGAGVAGAEPPFTVEPVLSGYGGDGAEPPPGEGGGGGGGGEGQGPSGFAARVWRGRPDDAPWVRPAFLGLLLVTTLLYLWDLSSSGYANSFYSAAVQAGSKSWKALFFGSLDAGNAITVDKPPAALWPMALSVRLFGLSSWSILAPEALMGVATVGVLYAAVRRRFSAAAGLIAGASLALTPVAALMFRFNNPDALLALLMVVAVYCVLRALENASTKWIVLGGVAFGLAFLTKTLQAFLILPPLAVVYAVCAPATVKKRFIQIGYAALALIVSGGWWVAIVELWPASSRPYIGGSQDNSFLSLTFGYNGFGRITGNETGSVGGGGGGGGTGMWGETGISRLFSSDMGGQIAWLLPAAFILLAAGLWLTWRAVRTDTQRAAYLAWGGSLLFTFVTFSFMSGIFHQYYNIALAPYIAALVGMGATMLWERRSQIVASAILAVTVAVTAIWSYDLLNRSSDWYPGVRYAVLIGGIVAALGLLLAARLGKHLALASAGLGIAAALGGPLAYTLQTVNTGHTGSIVTAGPSVQGGGFGGGGMRGGGQGGPGGTQGGTGGQGGFPGGTQGGTQNGQGGQNGFPGGTQGGGTGGTGGQGGFPGGTQGGQNQQGGQTQNGTGGFPGGNTEGGTRGGTGGGMGGVGGLLNGASVSSQMKALLEENASKYTWVAATIGSQNAASYQLSTEDPVMAIGGFNGSDPSPTLAEFKKYVAEGKIHYFIASGTGGGGGMGSSGTGTQISSWVQSAFTAKTVDGVTVYDLTASN, from the coding sequence ATGACCACGTCCCGCAGCGACGGGGCCGAGACGCCGTGGCGGTCGCCGGAGGAAGTTCCTCCGGCGCCGCCCGGCGGCGTTGTTGCCACAACCAGCAGCACCACAGCCGGCACCGCCGCCGTGCCGCCGCCCCCGGCGCACCTGCCGGCCGGCGTGCAGCGCACCCCCGTACCGGCTGACGCGCCTCCGCCGGGTGCCGTCGGCGCGGGCGTCGCGGGCGCCGAACCCCCGTTCACCGTCGAGCCGGTGCTCTCCGGTTACGGCGGCGACGGCGCCGAACCCCCGCCCGGCGAGGGCGGCGGAGGCGGTGGCGGCGGTGAGGGCCAGGGGCCGAGCGGCTTCGCCGCCCGCGTGTGGCGCGGCCGTCCCGACGACGCGCCCTGGGTGCGCCCGGCCTTCCTCGGCCTGCTGCTGGTCACGACCCTCCTCTACCTGTGGGACCTGAGCAGCTCCGGATACGCCAACTCCTTCTACTCCGCCGCCGTCCAGGCCGGCAGCAAGAGCTGGAAGGCCCTCTTCTTCGGTTCCCTCGACGCCGGCAACGCCATCACCGTCGACAAGCCCCCGGCCGCCCTGTGGCCGATGGCCCTGTCCGTCCGCCTCTTCGGCCTCAGCTCCTGGTCGATCCTCGCCCCCGAGGCGCTGATGGGCGTCGCCACGGTCGGTGTGCTCTACGCCGCCGTACGCCGCCGCTTCAGCGCCGCCGCCGGCCTCATCGCGGGCGCCTCGCTCGCGCTGACCCCGGTCGCCGCGCTGATGTTCCGCTTCAACAACCCCGACGCGCTGCTCGCGCTGCTGATGGTCGTCGCCGTCTACTGCGTCCTGCGCGCGCTGGAAAACGCGAGCACGAAGTGGATCGTGCTGGGCGGCGTCGCCTTCGGCCTCGCCTTCCTCACCAAGACGCTGCAGGCCTTCCTGATCCTGCCGCCGCTCGCCGTCGTCTACGCGGTCTGCGCACCGGCGACCGTGAAGAAGCGGTTCATCCAGATCGGATACGCGGCGCTCGCGCTCATCGTCTCCGGCGGCTGGTGGGTCGCCATCGTCGAGCTGTGGCCCGCCTCTTCGCGTCCGTACATCGGCGGCTCCCAGGACAACAGCTTCCTGTCGCTGACCTTCGGCTACAACGGCTTCGGCCGTATCACCGGCAACGAGACCGGCTCAGTCGGCGGCGGTGGCGGAGGCGGCGGCACCGGCATGTGGGGCGAGACCGGCATCAGCCGGCTCTTCAGCTCCGACATGGGCGGTCAGATCGCCTGGCTGCTCCCCGCGGCCTTCATCCTGCTGGCCGCCGGCCTGTGGCTGACCTGGCGCGCGGTGCGTACCGACACGCAGCGGGCGGCCTATCTGGCCTGGGGCGGGTCGCTGCTGTTCACCTTCGTGACCTTCAGCTTCATGTCCGGCATCTTCCACCAGTACTACAACATCGCGCTGGCGCCGTACATCGCCGCTCTCGTCGGCATGGGCGCCACGATGCTCTGGGAGCGCCGCTCGCAGATCGTCGCCTCGGCGATCCTCGCCGTCACGGTCGCGGTCACGGCCATCTGGTCGTACGACCTGCTCAACCGCTCGTCCGACTGGTACCCGGGCGTCCGCTACGCCGTCCTCATCGGCGGCATCGTCGCGGCCCTCGGCCTGCTGCTGGCGGCCCGGCTCGGCAAGCACCTCGCCCTCGCCTCCGCCGGCCTCGGCATCGCCGCCGCGCTCGGCGGCCCGCTCGCGTACACCCTCCAGACCGTCAACACCGGCCACACCGGCTCCATCGTCACGGCCGGCCCCTCGGTCCAGGGCGGAGGCTTCGGCGGCGGCGGCATGCGCGGCGGCGGCCAGGGCGGCCCGGGAGGCACCCAGGGCGGTACGGGTGGTCAGGGCGGCTTCCCCGGCGGCACGCAGGGCGGCACCCAGAACGGCCAGGGCGGCCAGAACGGCTTCCCGGGCGGCACGCAGGGCGGCGGCACGGGCGGCACCGGTGGCCAGGGCGGCTTCCCCGGCGGAACCCAGGGCGGCCAGAACCAGCAGGGAGGCCAGACCCAGAACGGCACGGGCGGCTTCCCCGGCGGCAACACCGAAGGCGGCACGCGCGGCGGCACCGGCGGCGGCATGGGCGGTGTCGGCGGGCTCCTCAACGGCGCCAGCGTCAGCTCCCAGATGAAGGCCCTCCTTGAGGAGAACGCCTCCAAGTACACCTGGGTCGCCGCCACTATCGGCTCCCAGAACGCCGCGAGCTACCAGCTCTCCACCGAAGACCCCGTCATGGCCATCGGTGGCTTCAACGGCAGCGACCCCTCGCCCACCCTCGCCGAGTTCAAGAAGTACGTGGCGGAAGGCAAGATCCACTACTTCATCGCCTCCGGCACCGGCGGCGGTGGCGGCATGGGCAGCAGCGGCACCGGCACCCAGATCAGCTCCTGGGTCCAGTCCGCCTTCACCGCCAAGACGGTCGACGGCGTCACCGTCTACGACCTGACCGCCTCGAACTGA
- a CDS encoding PPOX class F420-dependent oxidoreductase codes for MAAYIATNTAVGLDQLLEFVRPRHRAILLTVRADGLPQGSPLTCGVDDSGRLVVSTYPERAKTRNARRDPRVSVIVLSDEWNGPWVQIDGTAEVIDSPESVEPLVEYFRNISGEHPDWAEYREAMVKQGKSLIRITPERWGPIATGGFPARLAPED; via the coding sequence ATGGCTGCCTACATCGCGACGAACACCGCCGTCGGCCTCGACCAGCTTCTCGAATTCGTACGTCCGCGCCACCGGGCGATCCTGCTGACCGTGCGCGCCGACGGGCTGCCGCAGGGCTCCCCGCTGACGTGCGGGGTGGACGACTCGGGGCGGCTGGTCGTGTCGACGTATCCGGAACGGGCGAAGACGCGGAACGCGCGCAGGGATCCGCGGGTGAGCGTGATCGTGCTTTCGGACGAGTGGAACGGGCCCTGGGTGCAGATCGACGGGACGGCGGAGGTGATCGACTCGCCGGAGTCGGTGGAGCCGTTAGTGGAGTACTTCCGCAACATCTCGGGGGAGCACCCGGACTGGGCGGAGTACCGGGAGGCGATGGTGAAGCAGGGCAAGTCGCTGATCCGGATCACGCCGGAGCGGTGGGGGCCGATCGCGACGGGCGGCTTCCCGGCGCGGCTGGCGCCGGAGGACTGA
- a CDS encoding Uma2 family endonuclease yields the protein MRAIADELRQVEEAWAIEISGDHIIMVMSPAKRHQLIAFRIAEQLNSQLAGTEPQVIAQSGAQIEDVSVAAALRRPDVVILPLAALDTEGDTVDPADVLAVVEVVSKSNPENDYQGKTRDYAVMGIEHYLLVDPRKGTGMVLSSPHHTPEGPQYAVRREFVFGETVPLKDWRIETADFPLY from the coding sequence ATGCGTGCCATCGCCGACGAACTCCGTCAGGTCGAGGAAGCGTGGGCCATTGAGATCAGCGGCGACCACATCATCATGGTGATGAGCCCCGCCAAACGGCATCAGCTCATCGCGTTCCGCATCGCTGAGCAGCTCAACAGCCAGCTGGCGGGCACCGAGCCCCAGGTGATCGCCCAGTCCGGTGCGCAGATCGAGGATGTCTCGGTGGCCGCCGCATTGCGCAGACCCGATGTGGTGATTCTGCCCCTGGCCGCGCTGGACACAGAGGGCGACACCGTTGACCCCGCCGACGTGCTCGCTGTGGTGGAAGTCGTTTCGAAATCGAACCCGGAGAACGACTACCAGGGCAAAACCCGCGACTACGCGGTCATGGGCATTGAGCACTATCTGCTCGTCGACCCGCGCAAGGGCACCGGCATGGTGCTCTCCAGCCCGCACCACACGCCGGAGGGCCCGCAGTACGCGGTCCGCCGCGAGTTCGTCTTCGGCGAGACCGTGCCGCTGAAGGACTGGCGGATCGAGACCGCCGACTTCCCGCTCTACTAG
- a CDS encoding MDR family MFS transporter, giving the protein MTSTATPPGVRGPDAQASDAAPMTHRQIMEALSGLLLGMFVAILSSTIVTNALPDIVADLHGTQSAYTWVVTASLLAMTVTTPLWGKLADLTSKKLLVQIALVIYVTGSMAAGLSQNSGMLIACRVVQGVGVGGLSALAQIVMAAMISPRERGRYSGYLGATFAVATVSGPLLGGVITDTSWLGWRWCFYVGVPFAVIALVVLQKTLKLPVVKRDVKVDWLGASVLAASVSLLLLWVTFAGDKYDWISWQTLAMIGGSLALGGVFLAIESKVAEPIVPLRLFRNKTITLTSAASAFVGIAMFAGTVFLSQYFQLARDKSPTMSGVLTIPLIGSLAISSTVSGRFITRTGRWKVWLLTGGVLMTSGLGLLGTIRHDTAYWQMAVYMAFLGLGLGMSMQNLVLATQNQVQPHELGSASSLVSFFRSLGGAVGVSALGAVMANRITDYVTDGLAAIGVNTGGASTSDSIPDLDSLAAPVRSVVENAYGHGVGDVFLSAAPFALLGLLLVVFVKEVPLRSHSGLQAAAAAVATPVAEDAKTEG; this is encoded by the coding sequence ATGACATCAACCGCGACACCGCCCGGTGTGCGGGGGCCCGACGCCCAGGCGAGTGACGCGGCCCCCATGACGCACCGGCAGATCATGGAAGCCCTGTCCGGTCTGCTGCTCGGCATGTTCGTGGCGATCCTGTCGTCCACGATCGTCACCAACGCCCTCCCGGACATCGTCGCCGACCTGCACGGCACGCAGAGCGCGTACACCTGGGTCGTCACGGCCTCGCTGCTCGCGATGACGGTCACCACCCCCCTGTGGGGCAAGCTCGCCGACCTGACCAGCAAGAAGCTGCTGGTGCAGATAGCCCTGGTCATCTACGTGACCGGCTCGATGGCGGCCGGCCTCTCGCAGAACTCCGGCATGCTCATCGCCTGCCGCGTCGTCCAGGGCGTCGGCGTCGGCGGTCTGTCGGCGCTCGCCCAGATCGTGATGGCGGCGATGATCTCGCCGCGCGAGCGCGGCCGTTACAGCGGCTACCTCGGCGCGACCTTCGCCGTCGCCACGGTCAGCGGCCCGCTGCTCGGCGGCGTCATCACGGACACCAGCTGGCTCGGCTGGCGCTGGTGCTTCTACGTGGGCGTGCCGTTCGCGGTCATCGCGCTGGTCGTGCTGCAGAAGACGCTGAAGCTGCCCGTCGTGAAGCGCGACGTGAAGGTGGACTGGCTGGGCGCGTCCGTGCTGGCGGCGTCCGTCTCGCTGCTGCTGCTCTGGGTCACCTTCGCGGGTGACAAGTACGACTGGATCTCCTGGCAGACCCTGGCCATGATCGGCGGGTCGCTGGCACTCGGCGGCGTCTTCCTCGCCATCGAGTCCAAGGTGGCCGAACCGATCGTCCCGCTGCGGCTGTTCCGCAACAAGACGATCACCCTGACCTCGGCGGCCAGCGCCTTCGTGGGCATCGCGATGTTCGCCGGCACGGTCTTCCTGAGCCAGTACTTCCAGCTCGCCCGGGACAAGTCACCGACGATGTCCGGCGTCCTGACCATCCCGCTGATCGGCAGTCTGGCCATCTCCTCCACCGTCTCCGGGCGGTTCATCACCAGGACCGGCCGCTGGAAGGTCTGGCTGCTCACCGGCGGCGTCCTGATGACGTCCGGCCTCGGGCTGCTCGGCACCATCCGCCACGACACCGCGTACTGGCAGATGGCGGTCTACATGGCCTTCCTCGGCCTCGGCCTCGGCATGTCGATGCAGAACCTCGTCCTCGCCACCCAGAACCAGGTCCAGCCCCACGAGCTCGGCTCCGCCAGCTCCCTGGTCAGCTTCTTCCGCAGCCTCGGCGGCGCGGTCGGCGTCTCCGCGCTCGGCGCGGTCATGGCCAACCGCATCACCGACTACGTCACGGACGGCCTGGCCGCGATCGGCGTCAACACCGGCGGCGCGAGCACCAGCGACTCGATCCCCGACCTGGACAGCCTGGCCGCCCCCGTGCGGTCCGTGGTCGAGAACGCGTACGGACACGGGGTCGGCGATGTGTTCCTGTCCGCCGCGCCGTTCGCGCTGCTCGGGCTGCTGCTGGTGGTCTTCGTCAAGGAGGTCCCGCTGCGCTCGCACAGCGGCCTCCAGGCCGCTGCCGCCGCCGTCGCCACGCCTGTCGCGGAGGACGCCAAGACCGAGGGCTGA
- a CDS encoding MarR family winged helix-turn-helix transcriptional regulator → MADRKQFAELATQLRATISVMRGMARTLPGDCQVASVGVLSVISRHGEMRIGRLAELLDIDMSVTSRHVAHLADRGWIERAPDPLDKRSRLLRLTTRGDAVLRTAQDHIAGVLADRLDGWPDEDVERFTELLARLRTDFTTA, encoded by the coding sequence ATGGCTGATCGCAAGCAGTTCGCGGAACTCGCGACACAGCTGCGCGCCACGATCTCGGTCATGCGGGGGATGGCCCGCACACTGCCCGGCGACTGCCAGGTGGCGTCGGTGGGCGTGCTGTCCGTGATCAGCCGCCATGGCGAGATGCGGATCGGCCGCCTGGCCGAGCTGCTGGACATCGACATGTCCGTCACCAGCCGCCACGTCGCGCACCTCGCGGACCGCGGCTGGATCGAGCGCGCGCCCGACCCGCTGGACAAGCGGTCCCGGCTGCTGCGGCTCACCACGCGGGGCGATGCGGTGCTGCGCACCGCCCAGGACCACATCGCCGGCGTGCTGGCCGACCGGCTGGACGGCTGGCCGGACGAGGACGTGGAGCGGTTCACGGAACTGCTGGCCCGGCTCAGGACCGATTTCACCACGGCGTGA
- a CDS encoding aldo/keto reductase: MTRIGNSDLDVFPLSLGGNVFGWTADEQASFAVLDSYAAAGGNFIDTADGYSAWVPGHSGGESEGVIGRWVAARGNRDDVIVATKVSSHPEYKGLRAANIKAAAEASLRRLGTDRIDLYYTHFDDPEVPVEEIITALDALVGEGKVRQIAASNITPERLAESLEFSDREGLAKYVALQQHYNLVERDGYEGALREVVQAHGLSSVPYFGLAKGFLTGKYRPGGEAVDSPRAAGAGEYLKGEQAERGVRVLAALDEVAAAHDAEPATVALAWLAAQPTVAAPIASARNVGQLGALVAVADLKLTAEELAKLTAASG, encoded by the coding sequence ATGACACGCATTGGCAACTCGGATCTCGATGTCTTCCCGCTCTCCCTCGGCGGCAATGTGTTCGGCTGGACGGCCGACGAACAGGCCTCGTTCGCCGTACTCGATTCCTACGCCGCCGCGGGCGGCAACTTCATCGACACGGCCGACGGCTACTCGGCCTGGGTCCCCGGGCACAGCGGCGGGGAGTCGGAGGGGGTCATCGGCCGCTGGGTGGCGGCGCGCGGGAACCGCGACGACGTCATCGTGGCCACCAAGGTCAGCTCGCACCCCGAGTACAAGGGCCTGAGGGCCGCCAACATCAAGGCCGCCGCCGAGGCCTCGCTGCGCAGGCTGGGCACCGACCGCATCGACCTCTACTACACCCACTTCGACGACCCCGAGGTGCCGGTCGAGGAGATCATCACAGCGCTGGACGCCCTGGTCGGCGAGGGCAAGGTGCGGCAGATCGCGGCGTCCAACATCACCCCGGAGCGGCTGGCCGAGTCCCTTGAGTTCTCGGACCGCGAGGGCCTGGCGAAGTACGTCGCGCTGCAGCAGCACTACAACCTCGTGGAGCGCGACGGGTACGAGGGCGCGCTGCGCGAGGTCGTCCAGGCGCACGGGCTGTCCTCGGTGCCGTACTTCGGGCTGGCCAAGGGCTTCCTGACCGGCAAGTACCGGCCCGGAGGCGAAGCGGTGGACAGCCCGCGCGCGGCCGGGGCAGGGGAGTACCTGAAGGGCGAGCAGGCCGAACGCGGCGTGCGCGTGCTGGCCGCCCTGGACGAAGTCGCCGCTGCGCATGACGCGGAACCGGCGACCGTGGCGCTGGCGTGGCTGGCGGCGCAGCCGACGGTCGCGGCGCCGATCGCCAGCGCGCGCAATGTGGGGCAGTTGGGCGCGCTGGTGGCGGTGGCGGATCTGAAACTGACCGCGGAGGAACTGGCGAAGCTGACGGCTGCGTCGGGCTGA
- a CDS encoding RNA polymerase sigma factor SigF has translation MSVEVGSPKVLRTDAAPADALSGKAIDITTAADSADTVVEAVDPTTAIAEIDIPVEVSTAVDTRTLSRALFLRLAQLSQDSPEKTYVRDTLIELNLPLVRYAAARFRSRNEPMEDIVQVGTIGLIKAIDRFDCNRGVEFPTFAMPTIVGEVKRFFRDTSWSVRVPRRLQELRLALTKTSDELAQKLDRSPTVAELAVALGVSEEDVVDGLAVGNAYTASSLDSPPPEDDGGEGSLADRLGYEDTALEGVEYRESLKPLLAQLPPRERRIIMLRFFANMTQSQIGEEVGISQMHVSRLLTRTLSQLRDGLTAEQ, from the coding sequence ATGTCCGTAGAAGTGGGCAGTCCGAAGGTGCTCCGTACCGACGCAGCGCCGGCCGACGCTCTCAGCGGCAAGGCCATCGACATCACCACCGCCGCCGACTCAGCCGACACCGTCGTCGAGGCTGTCGACCCAACCACCGCGATCGCCGAAATCGACATTCCCGTCGAGGTGAGCACCGCGGTCGACACCCGTACGCTCTCCCGCGCGCTGTTCCTGCGGCTCGCGCAGCTGTCGCAGGACAGCCCGGAGAAGACGTACGTCCGGGACACCCTCATCGAGCTGAACCTCCCGCTCGTCCGGTACGCGGCGGCTCGCTTCCGCAGCCGTAACGAGCCCATGGAGGACATCGTCCAGGTCGGCACCATCGGCCTGATCAAGGCGATCGACCGCTTCGACTGCAACCGCGGCGTGGAGTTCCCGACCTTCGCGATGCCCACGATCGTGGGTGAGGTGAAGCGCTTCTTCCGCGACACGTCGTGGTCGGTGCGCGTGCCCAGGCGGCTCCAGGAGCTGCGCCTCGCGCTGACCAAGACCAGCGACGAGCTCGCGCAGAAGCTGGACAGGTCCCCGACCGTGGCCGAGCTCGCTGTGGCGCTCGGCGTGTCGGAGGAGGACGTCGTCGACGGCCTCGCGGTCGGCAACGCGTACACCGCGAGCTCGCTGGACTCCCCGCCCCCGGAGGACGACGGCGGCGAGGGCTCACTGGCGGACCGGCTCGGCTATGAGGACACCGCGCTGGAGGGCGTGGAGTACCGCGAGTCGCTCAAGCCGCTACTGGCCCAGCTGCCCCCGCGCGAGCGGCGGATCATCATGCTGCGCTTCTTCGCCAACATGACCCAGTCGCAGATCGGCGAGGAGGTCGGCATCTCCCAGATGCACGTCTCCCGGCTGCTCACCCGGACCCTGTCCCAGCTGCGGGACGGTCTGACGGCTGAGCAGTAG
- a CDS encoding RNA polymerase sigma factor SigF has product MSVSARTASPASSDRSGGGGRTRTRAPNANAVEARALTQVLFEQLTGLKPGTAEHARVRAALIEVNLPLVRYAAARFRSRNEPMEDVVQVGTIGLINAIDRFDPERGVQFPTFAMPTVVGEIKRYFRDNVRTVHVPRRLHELWVQVSGAIEDLTVLHGRTPTTAEIAGRLKLAEEEVLACLEAGRAYHATSLEAAQEGGDGAPGLLDRLGYEDPALTGVEHRDLVRHLLVQLPERERRILLLRYFGNLTQSQISAELGVSQMHVSRLLSRSFARLRSANQIES; this is encoded by the coding sequence ATGTCCGTGTCGGCCCGTACGGCGTCACCAGCAAGCAGCGACAGAAGCGGGGGCGGGGGTCGGACCCGTACCCGTGCCCCGAATGCCAATGCCGTCGAGGCGAGGGCGCTCACACAGGTGCTCTTCGAGCAGCTGACCGGCCTGAAGCCGGGGACCGCGGAGCACGCGCGGGTACGGGCGGCGCTGATCGAGGTGAATCTGCCGCTGGTGCGGTACGCGGCCGCCCGCTTCCGCAGCCGCAACGAGCCGATGGAGGACGTGGTCCAGGTCGGGACGATCGGTCTGATCAACGCGATCGACCGGTTCGATCCGGAGCGCGGGGTGCAGTTCCCGACCTTCGCGATGCCCACGGTGGTCGGCGAGATCAAACGTTACTTCAGGGACAACGTACGGACCGTCCACGTGCCGCGCAGGCTGCATGAGCTGTGGGTGCAAGTGAGCGGGGCGATCGAGGATCTGACGGTGCTGCACGGGCGTACGCCGACCACCGCGGAGATCGCGGGCCGGCTGAAGCTGGCCGAGGAGGAGGTGCTGGCCTGCCTGGAGGCGGGGCGGGCGTATCACGCGACGTCGCTGGAGGCGGCCCAGGAGGGCGGGGACGGGGCGCCGGGGCTGCTGGACCGGCTGGGGTACGAGGATCCGGCGCTGACGGGCGTGGAGCACCGGGACCTGGTGCGGCATCTACTGGTGCAGCTGCCGGAGCGGGAGCGGCGGATTCTGCTGCTGCGCTACTTCGGGAATCTGACCCAGTCGCAGATCAGTGCGGAGCTGGGGGTGTCTCAGATGCATGTGTCACGACTGCTGTCGAGGAGCTTCGCAAGGCTCAGATCCGCAAATCAGATCGAATCATAG
- a CDS encoding Dabb family protein, whose amino-acid sequence MIRHLVLFKLNEGVQRDEPRVVAGARAFEELGALVPELASWEVGWNISDRPIAYDYAINSSVADADALKAYIEHPAHQAGVAQWREFATWVIADYPF is encoded by the coding sequence GTGATACGCCATCTGGTCCTGTTCAAGCTCAACGAGGGCGTCCAGCGCGACGAGCCGCGGGTGGTGGCGGGGGCCAGGGCTTTCGAGGAGCTGGGGGCGCTGGTTCCGGAGCTGGCGTCGTGGGAAGTGGGCTGGAACATCTCGGACCGGCCGATCGCGTACGACTATGCGATCAACTCCTCGGTGGCGGACGCGGACGCGCTGAAGGCGTACATCGAGCACCCGGCGCATCAGGCCGGCGTGGCGCAGTGGCGGGAGTTCGCCACCTGGGTGATCGCCGATTACCCGTTCTAG
- the tadA gene encoding tRNA adenosine(34) deaminase TadA, translating into MSSSAPPPGPAHDPRHDPPQDPLRDPWAGPMRHALTEAGLAPLTGDVPVGAVVLGPDGRTVIGHGHNEREATGDPTAHAEVLAIREAAKAVGEWRLSGCTLVVTLEPCTMCAGAIVLSRVDRVVYGAADPKAGATGSLWDVVRDRRLNHRPEVIEGVLADECSALLTRFFRAT; encoded by the coding sequence CTGAGCTCATCCGCCCCACCGCCCGGCCCGGCGCACGATCCGCGGCATGATCCACCGCAGGATCCGCTGCGCGACCCATGGGCCGGGCCGATGCGCCACGCCCTCACCGAGGCCGGGCTCGCCCCGCTCACCGGCGACGTGCCGGTGGGCGCGGTCGTGCTCGGCCCCGACGGCCGCACCGTCATCGGTCACGGCCACAACGAACGCGAGGCCACCGGCGACCCCACCGCCCACGCCGAGGTCCTCGCCATCCGCGAGGCCGCCAAGGCGGTGGGCGAGTGGCGGCTGTCCGGCTGCACCCTCGTCGTCACCCTCGAACCCTGCACGATGTGCGCCGGCGCGATCGTCCTGTCCCGGGTCGACCGCGTCGTCTACGGCGCCGCCGACCCCAAGGCCGGCGCCACCGGCTCCCTCTGGGACGTCGTCCGCGACCGCCGCCTCAACCACCGTCCCGAGGTCATCGAGGGCGTCCTGGCGGACGAGTGCTCGGCGCTGCTCACCCGTTTCTTCAGAGCGACCTGA
- a CDS encoding tRNA adenosine deaminase-associated protein: MYFAALLARTEDGWQASETDLDDVETLGDLTDLAREASGGEETVLVFIEQEDAWFGVVRVDGEEDPRIYVSDAAAAARSSYGEILLTDELLGRDPGAADNLDDLVDLDGTEEGDEEADDDDVVPGPTEEAAPVGPLGDADILVDLGMSNKALLALSGDGALTGEALGEIADTLGCADVLEAVR; encoded by the coding sequence GTGTACTTCGCCGCACTGCTCGCGCGCACCGAGGACGGTTGGCAAGCGAGCGAGACCGATCTCGACGATGTGGAAACCCTCGGCGACCTGACCGACCTGGCCCGTGAGGCTTCGGGCGGGGAGGAAACGGTCCTGGTCTTCATCGAGCAGGAGGACGCCTGGTTCGGCGTCGTCCGGGTCGATGGCGAGGAGGATCCCAGGATCTACGTATCCGACGCGGCCGCCGCCGCCCGCAGCTCGTACGGTGAGATCCTGCTCACCGACGAACTGCTCGGGCGGGACCCCGGCGCCGCCGACAACCTCGACGACCTCGTCGACCTCGACGGAACCGAGGAGGGTGACGAGGAAGCGGACGACGACGATGTCGTCCCCGGCCCGACCGAGGAGGCCGCACCTGTCGGCCCGCTCGGCGACGCCGACATACTGGTCGACCTCGGCATGAGCAACAAGGCGCTGCTGGCTCTCAGCGGCGACGGCGCGCTGACCGGCGAGGCGCTCGGCGAGATCGCCGACACGCTGGGCTGCGCCGACGTCCTGGAGGCAGTGCGCTGA
- the upp gene encoding uracil phosphoribosyltransferase — MRIHVVDHPLVAHKLTTLRDERTDSPTFRRLADELVTLLAYEATRDVRTEQVDIATPVAKTTGVRLSHPRPLVVPILRAGLGMLEGLVRLLPTAEVGFLGMIRDEETLEAKTYATRMPEDLSGRQVYVLDPMLATGGTLVAAINLLIERGADDVTAVVLLASPEGVATMEEALAGKPVTVVTAALDSHLNEHGYIVPGLGDAGDRLYGTAN, encoded by the coding sequence ATGCGGATCCACGTAGTCGACCACCCGCTGGTGGCGCACAAACTCACCACTCTGCGCGACGAGCGCACCGACTCGCCGACCTTCCGGCGGCTGGCCGACGAACTGGTCACCCTCCTCGCCTACGAGGCGACCCGCGATGTGCGCACCGAGCAGGTCGACATCGCGACCCCCGTGGCCAAGACCACAGGCGTACGCCTTTCCCACCCCCGCCCGCTGGTCGTCCCGATCCTGCGGGCCGGCCTCGGCATGCTGGAAGGCCTCGTACGCCTCCTGCCGACCGCGGAGGTCGGCTTCCTCGGCATGATCCGCGACGAGGAGACGCTGGAGGCCAAGACCTACGCCACGCGCATGCCGGAGGACCTCTCCGGCCGCCAGGTGTACGTCCTGGACCCGATGCTCGCCACCGGCGGCACCCTGGTCGCCGCGATCAACCTGCTCATCGAGCGCGGCGCGGACGACGTCACCGCCGTCGTGCTGCTGGCCTCGCCCGAGGGCGTTGCCACGATGGAGGAGGCGCTGGCCGGCAAGCCGGTCACCGTCGTCACGGCGGCCCTGGACAGCCACCTCAACGAGCACGGCTACATCGTGCCGGGCCTCGGCGACGCGGGCGACCGCCTTTACGGGACGGCGAACTAG